A DNA window from Drosophila pseudoobscura strain MV-25-SWS-2005 chromosome 2, UCI_Dpse_MV25, whole genome shotgun sequence contains the following coding sequences:
- the eIF3f1 gene encoding eukaryotic translation initiation factor 3 subunit F-1, which produces MSALNLTVRVHPVVLFQVVDAFERRNAESHRVIGTLLGSVEKGVVEVTNCFCVPHKEHDDQVEAELSYALDMYDLNRKVNSNEAVVGWWATGNDVTNHSSVIHEYYARECNNPVHLTVDTSLQGGRMGLRSYVCIQLGVPGGKTGCMFTPIPVELTSYEPETFGLKLLQKTVGVAPANRPKTVPPMLDLAQISEASTKLQSLLDLILKYVDDVIAHKVTPDNAVGRQLLDLIHSVPHMSHEQFTQMFNANVRNLLMVITLSQLIKTQLQLNEKLTFLPTA; this is translated from the coding sequence ATGTCGGCACTAAATCTAACTGTTCGCGTTCATCCCGTAGTGCTCTTCCAGGTGGTGGATGCCTTTGAGAGGCGGAATGCGGAGTCGCACCGCGTCATCGGCACTCTGCTGGGATCCGTGGAGAAAGGTGTCGTCGAGGTGACCAACTGCTTCTGTGTGCCGCACAAGGAACACGACGACCAGGTGGAGGCGGAGCTGAGCTATGCCCTGGACATGTATGACCTGAACAGGAAGGTGAACTCCAACGAGGCCGTTGTCGGCTGGTGGGCCACCGGCAATGATGTGACGAACCACAGTTCTGTCATCCATGAGTACTACGCCCGGGAGTGCAACAATCCGGTCCATCTTACCGTGGACACATCCCTGCAGGGCGGACGCATGGGCCTGCGGTCCTATGTGTGCATCCAGTTGGGCGTGCCCGGCGGCAAAACCGGCTGCATGTTCACACCCATTCCCGTGGAGTTGACCAGCTACGAGCCGGAGACCTTTGGTCTGAAGTTGCTGCAAAAGACGGTGGGCGTTGCCCCAGCCAACCGTCCAAAGACAGTGCCACCCATGCTGGACCTGGCCCAAATTTCTGAAGCCTCCACGAAGCTGCAATCCCTGCTAGACCTCATCCTGAAGTACGTTGACGATGTTATAGCTCACAAGGTGACGCCGGACAACGCTGTGGGCCGCCAGCTGCTCGACCTCATCCACTCCGTGCCGCACATGAGCCACGAGCAGTTCACCCAAATGTTCAACGCCAATGTACGCAACCTTTTGATGGTCATCACACTTTCCCAGCTTATCAAGACACAGCTGCAGCTCAACGAGAAGCTGACGTTTCTGCCCACAGCCTAG